The Paenibacillus sp. FSL H7-0357 nucleotide sequence CCCGATTATAATCCTGATCATATCATTCTGCAGCTTGATGACGAGTCCAACGAAAAAGTTCAGAACAGGTATAAAGAAATGCTGGACAGCTCGCTCTGGAAAAATATGACGGCCGTGAAGAAAAACCAGATATACATGATGAATGGCAAAGAATGGTTCAATCTGGGGATGTCTCCTTTGGCAGACAGTAGTGCAATTAACGATGTACTTGATGCGTTTGAGAAGAAAGGGAATGAGTAAGGTGACGGTGACAGGTGGTGGAGCGGATGGACTTTAAGCAATTGGAAGACAAGTATTTCCTGACCCTGCATGAGCCTTGCAATACCATACTTGCTATGTCAGCATATGATTTACTCCAAGCAGGACATACGTTACTCCTGCTCGATACTTACGGTCCTTATATCAAGTCAAGAGAACGCTCGACCACTGCCGTTTTTTTCTGTACCTGGCTTGGTGAGCTGTGTGCTGCTATGCAGCACATGTTGTTTTACGGCGAAGAAACCATATTGGAATTGTCATTACGGAATATATCTGTACAATTGTATGATGCAGACACCCAGTACCCTTTGTTTTCATTTAAGATAAACGAAATAAGGCGTATTGAAATTCCGGCTGTAGACCGGGAAGCGTGGAGTATGAAGGTACTCCATTCCTTTTACAACGATCTTGTTAGACCGCTAATCGAAATTTTGTCTGCAGTGGCTCAAATAAACGTCATGCAGTTATGGGGGCAAATCACCAATACGTTGTACTCTCGAATGGAAGAGGAACTTGCCGGAGCTTCGTCCGTGGAAAGCAGGCTTCAAATCAGTAATCATTATAATATCCTGAAGCAGGGTATCGATCCCAAAGCCTTCGGGCTTCGCAGTAATCCGTTTGATGTGAAGTTGCGGTACATTGAAGACCCGGCTCAAAGCAAACAGAGACTCTTGCTTAAGACAGCCTGCTGCCTTGCTTATCGCTTGGATACCGGGTTCGGATATTGCGATACTTGTCCGCGATTGAATGCAAAGGATCGGGCAGCAAGGTTCCCATCCTGATGTTGCCCTTCACCCTTCCACTAACCCATAAAATCTCAAATCTCCGTCTTTAGTTTCCGCGATGAATATATCGCTCCGTTCCTTGACGCTGTAGATCTTTGTCCCAATGGATAATTGATTGGCCGTGCCATTCTTAAATTCCTTGCCATCTCCGGACTGTTCAATAATTTCCGTTACATACTGATCTTTATGAAGTTCTAATTCATCCACCCATGGAATCCCAGAGTTATAAATGATATCCGAGAACATAAAGATATTCGCATTGGAATTGTCAGACAGAACATCTTCCGCAGTTGGATTGGATGTACTCCATTCCCGGCTGACTGAACTTTTGTTGGAATTACAACCAGCTATAACAAACATGAAAATGATAGTGACCCATAGAATTGCAATCCGTTTGTTCATTTTGTCCTCCCCTGAGCTGCTAAAGTATTGGGTGCGGCTCCCTTTCTGTCATTCTCCAAACGTAAGAACCAATTGAAACTCCCCATCCGCAAGTGCGGCGCCAAGGCTCCCCCCCTGCTTCTCTACCAGTTGTTTCACGATGGATAAGCCGAGGCCCAATTGGCCGCTTGCTCTGGAGTGATCACTGGTATAGGTTCGCTCGAACAGCTTGGGAAGATCCTGTTCGTGGATATGATCGGTGTCATTCGCGAAAATAATCATTACTTTGTGATCCTCTGTAAATAAAGAAATCGTAAGCCGGTTTTTGGCATACCTAAGCACGTTCTGCAGCACATTGGAGAAAATTCGGATCATGGCTTTCTCATCCAGCCAGATCGTCCGCACCGCTTCATCCAAGTTCAGCTGAACTTCAATGTTCTTCTGCACAAGGTCCGTATGGAACGCGAGAATTACTTCGCTCAACAAGCTGTACAGATAGAGGGGCTGCATATCCATAGGATAGTCCCCGGACTCCAGACTGGACAATTCATAGAACGACTCCACGATGTTGTTCATCACCGTCATTTTATGCAGAATAATGTCCAGGTACTCCTGCCGCTCCGCTATTGGGATTGCCGGGTCCTTCAGCAGATTGGCGTAGCCTTGCATTGAAGTAAGAGGTGTCCGCAAATCGTGAGAAATGTTGGCGATTTCCTGCTTGATTGCAAGCTCTCTCGATTGATGGGTCACTTGTTCTTTCCTGCGCTGATCGAGCTGCCGGTTAATGGCAACCACCAGCTGCTCCATTTCACGTCCCGGCAAAGGCAGCTTCACGTTCAGGTGCTGCGTGGGAGGATGGTCTACTTCTGCCAGTTGTTTTCGTACTTGCATAATGCTCCGCCGCTGCAGTATATAGGGAATAAGAAACAAAGCAGCCGTTAAGGCAGCAGGTATGACTAGAGCTAGATGCATGTTCCTTATCCCCTCCTGGACCTAGTCAGAACTCTTCTTTCTTGAACAGATATAGCCCTAGCGTATAAAAGACCAGCGTATAGACCGCCCCGACTGCCCACGGTTCCCAGGCTGCATAGCCCATCTCTTCATAGGCATTGAGCAAATAATAAGCGGGTCCATGACTATGCAGCCACCCTGCCCATGTAAATCTGCCTTGGAGGTAACCCAGAATATAATGTGGCAGGAAATAGATGAGCAGGTAGGCGATGAGCAGCTGTGCATTTTTCTTCATGATGGCAGCAAGACAGTAGTAGGTTGTGATTCCTGCAATCATGAGGGGCAGCATGTTAAGCAGCATCCTCGTATATTCCGTGAGTGCGTGATCAACATTGCGAACCAACAGGGTAGTTCCCAGAAGCAGGGACACTCCCACCAGTACAAGAGCGAACAAGAAGAACCCGGCCATTGTAATCAGCAGTTTGGCTGTATAGATGGTTTGCCTGCTGTAGCCATAAGCTACCGTATTCTTAAGCACATTCTTATTGTCGCCCATAACGATCAGCGGAAAGATGAAGAGCAATACGAACACAACCGGCATCATGCTTAGGACATTGCGGTAGAAGAATCGTTCATTTCCGTAGGGGAAATTAGGCTCTGACTGCTGAAAGGCATACAGGGTGACAGCCGCGCCAACCATTAGCAGGATATAAAGCAAACCAGATAAATAATAGTTTCGGGTCCGGACGAAACGATACTGCTCGCTTTTCATCAGATTAAGCATCACGTTCACCTCCCAGCAGACTCAGGTAGTATTCTTCCAGGTCTCCTCCCGTGACATTTATCGAAAATACACCGATACCCTGACTATAGAGTACCCGGTTAATTTGATCGGTCTTGTCCATACCGCCGAACAAGCTGAATATGATGATCCGGCAGGATTCGATAAGGGATGTCCGGGAAGTGCTTTTCCAGAATCGTGGCGGCTTTGCCGCTGTCATTCACAACCAGCTCGACGGTTTTTCTGGTTTTGTTCAGCAGTTCCTCTGCCGTCAGCTGCTCAACAATCCGTCCCTGATCCATGAAAACATACCGGGTAGCTACGCTCTGTAATTCAGATAACACATGACTTGAGATTAGAATTGTCACCTTTTTTTCCTCATTCAAGGTCTGAATAAGCTGACGGATCTCCACCTTCCCTTCCAGATCCAAACCGTTAGTCGGTTCATCCAGAAGCAGGAATGTCGGATGAGTCATCAGGGCAAGCGCCAGTCCCAGCCGCTGCTTCATTCCGAGGGAAAACGCCTTAAATTTCTTCTTCCCGGTAGTAAGAAGCCTCACTTCCTTAAGGGCTTGATCGATAGAGGTTTTGCCTGCGATGCCCCGCTGCTGGCGGTAATATTCCAGGTTCTGCCTGGCCGTAAAGTCCGGGAAAAATGCAGGCTCTTCAATGAGCGCACCCATCTTCCTGCGTTCCTGCCTAACCTCGGCAGCTTCACTTTTTCCATACAAAGTGATTTTGCCAGCCGTCGGAAAGACCTGTTCGGTAATACATTTGAATAAGGTAGTTTTACCAGCGCCATTTTTACCAATTACTGCGCAAATATCACCTGCAGCAATGTTCAGGTGGATATTCTGGAGTGCGTGTGATTCCCGGTAGGTTTTACTTAGCCCCTCAATCTCCAGTATACAATGCATCATCGTAATGACTCCCTTGCAATTTGATAATTCAATTGTATCCAGGTCACCCTTAATAAGCTTTAAGCAAAACCTTAAGAAACCTTAAAGAAGTTAAGACTACACTATTTTGAACCCGATACCCCAAACTGTGCGGATATATTCCTCTTCGGTAACCGCGGCGATTTTGGCCCGCAGGTTGCTGATATGTACATTAATGGTGTTGTCGTCTCCAAGATACGTCCCTTGCCAAATATTCCGGTAGATCTCACTTTTCGAGAAAATCTTATCAGGCTTGGACAGAAGCAGTGCCAGAATTTCGAATTCGTATTTGGTTAAAGTCAGCAATTCGCTGCTCAAGGTGACCTCACGCTGCTGCTTGTCCATGATCAGTTCACGTATACGGATAATTTCTTCGCCAGGATTCACCGCATGCACATACTGTAGACGTCGAAGCTGTGCCTCCACTCTAGCCATAACTTCTTCCTGATCAAAGGGCTTGGTAATATAATCATCCGCACCTAAACGAAGCAGCCCCACCTTGTCCTCCAGTGTACTTTTTGCAGAAATGACAATGATCGGAACCGTGGATTGTTCCCGGATTTGCGGAATCAACGTTTCTCCAGGCATTCCCGGCAGCATCAAGTCCATCAGCACCAGCTGGTAGGCTTCAAGCGACAGCCGAAGCGACGCTTCACTTCCCGAAAATGCAGAGACGGCAGTAAGTCCTTCGCCCGTAAGCATGCGGCACAGCAGGCGATTGATATCGGCATCATCTTCTATTACGAGTACTTTGATGTTTGAGTCATCCACTTAGGTTACCTCCAGCTACAATTATGGCCAATTCCAGTTCATTCTCTGGAAACGTAATTTGCATTGGCTCTACTACTCTATTAATCTTAACGTATTGTGACATCATCCGGTAGACCGGACAAGGGGGAATCGTTCATGGAATGGGACAACGTATTCGGAATCAGTTATCAGAAGCAGCCTGGCCTAACGGAAGCAGAGCTGGAGCAATTTATGCAGAGCTGGCACAAACCGCTGACGGAGCCAGAAATCGACGAAATCATCAGCCGGCAGCGCAATCCCTTCCCGGTTGCCCATCCGCTGCATGCGCAGTACGCTCCGTTTGACCCCGGCTTATGGTCCATCCCGCACAAAGCGCTGCCTGCAAGTTATCTGGACTTTCTGTGTTATTCCAATGGCGGGGAGTTTGTGAACGGGGAACGCTACTTTCAGTTTTTTAGCGCGGCTGAATTAAGACCCATGCTTCTGGCCTATGAGTTTCCGCAGTATATGCCGGGAGCGCTGCCCTTTGCCATGGACGGGAACGGCAATCATTACATTTGGGATATGCGCATGGAAAGGGATGCTCTGGAATATCCGATTCTTGTAGCCCATTCCGGCAACCTCGGCTACGAGGATTCCATTGTTATTGCGGGATCGTTCCCGGAGTTATGCCACGGAACTACTTCAGTGGACGATGAGCTGCACGGGTAGGGCCTGCTGGAGGAAGAAATAATAAGCCTGAAATCGTCCCAGCGCTATGGTATTATCCCCTTCAAGTAGACACTCGTAAAAAACCTCCTGTGTTAACATGAGGAAATGAGTGAACTTGGAGGGGGTTTTTGTATGGCGAAAAAGGGACAAGTATTTCAATCGTACTCAGAGGAATTCAAGGTAGAGGCTATTCAAACCTATCTTAAAGGAGTAGAGAGCTACAAGGTAGTCGCAGAAAGGTTGGGGATTGCGAGTTGTACCCAGCTTAAAGTATGGGTAAAGAAATATCGGATTGGAGAGCCATTTGATACACGTAAGGGTACAACAAACCCTTTGAAAGGACGTCCTCGTACTACATTTGCCAGTATCGAAGAAGAACGAGATTACTTGAAGGCACAGGTGGATTACTTAAAAAAGCGGTATCCAAATCTGTTAACGGAGCGAAGTTCGGGCTACAAGACAAATACGCCGTAATCGAAGAGCTACGTGACCAGCATGGCGTTACCCGCCTATTAGCTATTGCAGGTGTATCTCGAGCAAACTACTACAAGTGGCGAGGTACACAGGCTCAGCGGATTGAAGCCCATGCGCAGGAGCACGCAATTAAAGAGCATATGGTGGCCGTTCACTTAGCCCATCCCTATTTTGGATATCCTCGAATGCGAACAGCCCTGTGGGAGGCCGGCTACCTCGTCAACCACAAGAAGGTGTGGCGGCTCATGAAAGAACTGTCGATCCAGTCGGTCATTCGAAAGAAAAGGAATCGCTCGAGCTATGCTCCTTCCGTGGTCTATCCTAACCGATTAAAGCGCCAGTTTCATGCGACAGCTCCTCAACAGAAGCTGGTAACCGACATTACGTATATCTCAGACGGCACGCGCTTTTATTATCTGTCCGCCATTCAGGACCTGTTTAACAATGAAATTGTGGCCTGGCAGATCTCAGAGCGAAACGACGTAAAACTCGTCCTGGATACAGTTGAACAGTGGACACGAAAAAGAGACGTGTCTGAAGCCGTACTCCATTCGGACCAAGGCTTCCAATACACGTCTCAGGCGTACAACACACGATTAGAGGCATTCAGCGTCAAGGGCAGCCACTCTCGCAAAGCAACCTGCCTAGATAACGCCTGCATCGAATCCTTCTTTTCGCATCTGAAGACAGAAAAGTTGTACCTTCACCAGTTTAAGTCAGAAGCAGAGATTCATCAAGCCGTCGAGGAGTATATCTACTTTTATAATTACCAACGTTTCCAGGCGAAACTCAAACAGCGCGCGCCGATCGAGTATCGGCACGCGCTGGCTGCTTAGCTTTTTTTCATCTGTCTTCTTGACAGGGGTATGACCACTATGCTAAGACGACTTCAGGCTATACTTACAGCTTCTGTCTGCAACTATTTATCAAATAAAATCCATCTTGATCAGCTGCTCA carries:
- a CDS encoding (2Fe-2S)-binding protein, with translation MDFKQLEDKYFLTLHEPCNTILAMSAYDLLQAGHTLLLLDTYGPYIKSRERSTTAVFFCTWLGELCAAMQHMLFYGEETILELSLRNISVQLYDADTQYPLFSFKINEIRRIEIPAVDREAWSMKVLHSFYNDLVRPLIEILSAVAQINVMQLWGQITNTLYSRMEEELAGASSVESRLQISNHYNILKQGIDPKAFGLRSNPFDVKLRYIEDPAQSKQRLLLKTACCLAYRLDTGFGYCDTCPRLNAKDRAARFPS
- a CDS encoding sensor histidine kinase, encoding MHLALVIPAALTAALFLIPYILQRRSIMQVRKQLAEVDHPPTQHLNVKLPLPGREMEQLVVAINRQLDQRRKEQVTHQSRELAIKQEIANISHDLRTPLTSMQGYANLLKDPAIPIAERQEYLDIILHKMTVMNNIVESFYELSSLESGDYPMDMQPLYLYSLLSEVILAFHTDLVQKNIEVQLNLDEAVRTIWLDEKAMIRIFSNVLQNVLRYAKNRLTISLFTEDHKVMIIFANDTDHIHEQDLPKLFERTYTSDHSRASGQLGLGLSIVKQLVEKQGGSLGAALADGEFQLVLTFGE
- a CDS encoding ABC transporter permease, which encodes MLNLMKSEQYRFVRTRNYYLSGLLYILLMVGAAVTLYAFQQSEPNFPYGNERFFYRNVLSMMPVVFVLLFIFPLIVMGDNKNVLKNTVAYGYSRQTIYTAKLLITMAGFFLFALVLVGVSLLLGTTLLVRNVDHALTEYTRMLLNMLPLMIAGITTYYCLAAIMKKNAQLLIAYLLIYFLPHYILGYLQGRFTWAGWLHSHGPAYYLLNAYEEMGYAAWEPWAVGAVYTLVFYTLGLYLFKKEEF
- a CDS encoding ABC transporter ATP-binding protein, coding for MMHCILEIEGLSKTYRESHALQNIHLNIAAGDICAVIGKNGAGKTTLFKCITEQVFPTAGKITLYGKSEAAEVRQERRKMGALIEEPAFFPDFTARQNLEYYRQQRGIAGKTSIDQALKEVRLLTTGKKKFKAFSLGMKQRLGLALALMTHPTFLLLDEPTNGLDLEGKVEIRQLIQTLNEEKKVTILISSHVLSELQSVATRYVFMDQGRIVEQLTAEELLNKTRKTVELVVNDSGKAATILEKHFPDIPYRILPDHHIQLVRRYGQDRSN
- a CDS encoding response regulator transcription factor, translated to MDDSNIKVLVIEDDADINRLLCRMLTGEGLTAVSAFSGSEASLRLSLEAYQLVLMDLMLPGMPGETLIPQIREQSTVPIIVISAKSTLEDKVGLLRLGADDYITKPFDQEEVMARVEAQLRRLQYVHAVNPGEEIIRIRELIMDKQQREVTLSSELLTLTKYEFEILALLLSKPDKIFSKSEIYRNIWQGTYLGDDNTINVHISNLRAKIAAVTEEEYIRTVWGIGFKIV
- a CDS encoding SMI1/KNR4 family protein translates to MEWDNVFGISYQKQPGLTEAELEQFMQSWHKPLTEPEIDEIISRQRNPFPVAHPLHAQYAPFDPGLWSIPHKALPASYLDFLCYSNGGEFVNGERYFQFFSAAELRPMLLAYEFPQYMPGALPFAMDGNGNHYIWDMRMERDALEYPILVAHSGNLGYEDSIVIAGSFPELCHGTTSVDDELHG
- a CDS encoding transposase yields the protein MAKKGQVFQSYSEEFKVEAIQTYLKGVESYKVVAERLGIASCTQLKVWVKKYRIGEPFDTRKGTTNPLKGRPRTTFASIEEERDYLKAQVDYLKKRYPNLLTERSSGYKTNTP
- a CDS encoding IS3 family transposase is translated as MCQYRRRTRLLEGTGGLLKKAVSKSVNGAKFGLQDKYAVIEELRDQHGVTRLLAIAGVSRANYYKWRGTQAQRIEAHAQEHAIKEHMVAVHLAHPYFGYPRMRTALWEAGYLVNHKKVWRLMKELSIQSVIRKKRNRSSYAPSVVYPNRLKRQFHATAPQQKLVTDITYISDGTRFYYLSAIQDLFNNEIVAWQISERNDVKLVLDTVEQWTRKRDVSEAVLHSDQGFQYTSQAYNTRLEAFSVKGSHSRKATCLDNACIESFFSHLKTEKLYLHQFKSEAEIHQAVEEYIYFYNYQRFQAKLKQRAPIEYRHALAA